A stretch of the Marasmius oreades isolate 03SP1 chromosome 8, whole genome shotgun sequence genome encodes the following:
- a CDS encoding uncharacterized protein (BUSCO:EOG09265GXF) codes for MAKSTHKSVEKEKEKVKLKAKGETKGETESPSSLVEVAPPAIEEDSDSNSDSEYGGVDEEGMERLMKALGEDGLNEFDHAMLRGSEDGSEEEGEDNEEVEDEGELSDESDDDEDGEEGEDGEEDEEQFVAVDEEDVELEPDAVPEQKLEIDNETALARIRETIQLEPTIPWTETLVLSYPQTIDVDVNDDLNRELSFYKQALHGATEAKRLASKHKLPFTRPSDYFAEMVKSDSHMERIRQRLLDESAGMKKSEEKRREREGKKFGKQVQIEKLKERERNKKDMEERLKGLKRKRKDILDNGGGQEDDFDVAVEDAMADRPAKRSKPGSAGVKKTPRHVRDKKFGFGGQGRRSKQNTKESTDNFDTGGSRRGGGRGGGRGGGRGGGRGGRGDRGGGTKRLGKSRRMAARSK; via the exons ATGGCCAAATCCACACATAAAAGcgtagaaaaagaaaaagaaaaagtcaAACTCAAAGCCAAAGGAGAAACCAAAGGAGAAACCGAGTCTCCATCCAGCCTTGTCGAAGTCGCACCACCCGCCATCGAGGAAGACAGCGATTCCAACTCGGATTCGGAATACGGAGGcgttgatgaagaaggaatggaaaggtTAATGAAGGCTCTTGGGGAGGATGGGCTTAATGAGTTTGACCACGCGATGTTGAGGGGTAGTGAAGATGGGAGTGAGGAGGAAGGTGAAGACAACGAAGAGGTAGAAGACGAGGGGGAACTCAGTGATGAgagcgacgacgacgaagatggagaagaaggagaagatggagaagaagatgaagaacaaTTCGTCGCagttgacgaagaagacgtcGAACTCGAACCAGACGCCGTTCCAGAACAGAAACTCGAGATAGACAATGAG ACCGCTCTAGCACGGATACGAGAAACCATCCAGCTTGAACCTACGATACCCTGGACAGAAACACTTGTCCTATCCTATCCTCAAACGATAGACGTGGACGTCAATGACGATCTTAACAGAGAACTATCATT CTACAAACAAGCCTTACACGGAGCCACCGAAGCCAAACGCCTCGCCTCCAAACACAAACTCCCTTTCACCCGTCCCTCCGACTACTTTGCAGAAATGGTCAAATCGGATTCGCACATGGAGCGCATCCGACAGAGGCTTTTGGATGAGTCTGCAGGTATGAAGAAGAGCGAAGAGAAACGGAGGGAACGGGAGGGGAAGAAGTTTGGGAAGCAGGTGCAGATTGAGAAGCTtaaagagagggagagaaacaAGAAGGATATGGAGGAGAGGTTGAAGGGGTTGAAACGGA AACGTAAAGATATCCTGGATAATGGTGGAGGGCAAGAAGATGACTTTGACGTCGCAGTTGAAGACGCTATGGCTGACCGGCCTGCCAAACGATCTAAGCCGGGATCCGCGGGTGTTAAGAAGACCCCTCGTCATGTTAGAGACAAAAAGTTTGGGTTTGGTGGGCAAGGAAGAAGATCTAAACAAAATACCAAGGAGTCAACAGACAACTTTGATACGGGTGGCTCACGGAGAGGTGGTGGTAGAGGTGGTGGTAGAGGTGGTGGTAGAGGTGGTGGTAGAGGTGGAAGGGGCGATAGAGGTGGCGGGACGAAACGACTTGGAAAGTCAAGGAGAATGGCAGCGCGTAGCAAATAG